A stretch of the Paramormyrops kingsleyae isolate MSU_618 chromosome 16, PKINGS_0.4, whole genome shotgun sequence genome encodes the following:
- the LOC111846092 gene encoding cobalamin trafficking protein CblD-like isoform X2: MTSALCSRAVLVSRLPGIRDLLCRVAATRAFSTESQTVWPDENMGPFGPRDQRFQLPGNVGFACHLEGARGPQRGPAYVMAPDVLSAPSSSERHEFILAQFITEFQLPQGKESPFPERVSKAELYFEDSNVECAIQPCPELLKQDFESMFPEAPVSGMMVVTVTQKTQHDMTLGCEEVTREREELLSKFVSGAKEICYALRTAGFWADFIDPVSGLAFFGSYAGGVPVDPAEKHHGLGIRIEDLGSCKVIRQAILGRHELVGALFTNAPPHSLVMRKLQGD, translated from the exons ATGACCAGT GCACTCTGTAGCAGAGCCGTATTGGTGTCACGCCTCCCTGGTATCCGTGACCTTTTGTGCCGGGTGGCAGCGACCAGGGCTTTCTCCACTG AGTCCCAGACCGTGTGGCCTGATGAGAATATGGGCCCCTTTGGGCCCCGTGACCAGCGTTTCCAGCTACCTGGAAACGTAGGCTTTGCCTGCCACCTGGAGGGCGCCCGAGGCCCCCAGAGAGGCCCCGCTTATGTGATGGCCCCCGACGTGCTATCTGCGCCCTCCAGCAGTGAGAGGCACGAGTTCATACTGGCGCAGTTTATCACCGAGTTCCAG CTTCCTCAGGGAAAAGAATCGCCTTTTCCAGAGAGAGTCAGTAAGGCAGAGCTGTATTTTGAGGACTCTAATGTGGAGTGTGCCATTCAGCCCTGCCCTGAGCTGCTCAAACAAG ATTTCGAGTCCATGTTTCCAGAGGCACCAGTCAGTGGCATGATGGTCGTCACAGTGACGCAGAAAACACAGCACGACATGACCTTGGGGTGCGAGGAGGTGACTAGAGAACGAGAGGAGCTGCTTAGTAAA TTCGTCAGCGGTGCTAAAGAGATCTGCTACGCCCTCCGCACAGCGGGATTCTGGGCCGACTTCATCGACCCTGTCTCTGGATTGGCT TTCTTTGGGTCGTACGCGGGCGGTGTCCCCGTGGATCCCGCTGAAAAACACCATGGCCTGGGCATTCGCATCGAGGACCTGGGCAGCTGCAAGGTCATTCGCCAGGCCATCCTGGGGAGGCACGAGCTGGTGGGGGCGCTATTCACCAATGCCCCCCCTCACAGCCTCGTCATGCGGAAGCTCCAAGGAGACTGA
- the LOC111846092 gene encoding cobalamin trafficking protein CblD-like isoform X1: MTSALCSRAVLVSRLPGIRDLLCRVAATRAFSTESQTVWPDENMGPFGPRDQRFQLPGNVGFACHLEGARGPQRGPAYVMAPDVLSAPSSSERHEFILAQFITEFQLPQGKESPFPERVSKAELYFEDSNVECAIQPCPELLKQDFESMFPEAPVSGMMVVTVTQKTQHDMTLGCEEVTREREELLSKPPMSKPEVTVARKNSLEGRNLGRNQNPRGSPSSRGQQRDVKWARWQSPSSRCPEFKIRLSNSHCMKKVSPPHTRYLCFCRLVLHEIPVLKAFRLHFLSTGT, encoded by the exons ATGACCAGT GCACTCTGTAGCAGAGCCGTATTGGTGTCACGCCTCCCTGGTATCCGTGACCTTTTGTGCCGGGTGGCAGCGACCAGGGCTTTCTCCACTG AGTCCCAGACCGTGTGGCCTGATGAGAATATGGGCCCCTTTGGGCCCCGTGACCAGCGTTTCCAGCTACCTGGAAACGTAGGCTTTGCCTGCCACCTGGAGGGCGCCCGAGGCCCCCAGAGAGGCCCCGCTTATGTGATGGCCCCCGACGTGCTATCTGCGCCCTCCAGCAGTGAGAGGCACGAGTTCATACTGGCGCAGTTTATCACCGAGTTCCAG CTTCCTCAGGGAAAAGAATCGCCTTTTCCAGAGAGAGTCAGTAAGGCAGAGCTGTATTTTGAGGACTCTAATGTGGAGTGTGCCATTCAGCCCTGCCCTGAGCTGCTCAAACAAG ATTTCGAGTCCATGTTTCCAGAGGCACCAGTCAGTGGCATGATGGTCGTCACAGTGACGCAGAAAACACAGCACGACATGACCTTGGGGTGCGAGGAGGTGACTAGAGAACGAGAGGAGCTGCTTAGTAAA cCCCCAATGAGCAAGCcggaggtgacagtggcaaggaaaaactccctagaaggaagaaaccttgggaggaaccagaatccaagggggagcccatcctccagggggcagcagagggatgTCAAATGGGCTAGATGGCAAAGTCCCAGCTCACGCTGTCCCGAATTTAAAATTCGACTCTCAAATTCACACTGCATGAAAAAAGTGAGCCCACCTCATACCAGATATCTGTGTTTTTGCAGACTAGTGCTGCATGAGATACCGGTGCTGAAAGCTTTCAGATTACATTTTTTAAGTACCGGTACTTAA